In Desulfonatronospira thiodismutans ASO3-1, the sequence TTGCCGAACGGGGAGGTGACGTATGAGTTTTGAATTGCCGAGGATTCCTCTGGGCGATGGCATAGAAGCTGCCCTTGACTTCCTGGTTGATCATCTGGCCCTGGCCACGAGGGCTTTTTCTGCAGTGGCTGACCAGGGTCTGCGTTTCATCGAAACATCGCTTCTGGGCGTACATCCTGTGATAGTAATTGTCATTGTTACAGCTCTCGTTTTTTTCATGACCAGAAAGCGTGGGGTGACCGTCTTTACATTCCTGGGTCTTGGACTTATATGGAACATGGGTTTATGGACAGCCACCGCCAGTACTTTGAGCCTGGTGGTGGTGGCTACCCTGATCGCCATTGCCATAGGCATCCCCTTGGGGATCATTGCCGGACTAAGTGACTGGGTTTATCGAATTGTCCGGCCCATACTTGATTTTATGCAGACGCTGCCGGCTTTTGTTTACCTTATCCCGGCCATCCCTTTTTTCGGGCTGGGCAAAGTGGCCGCTATTTTTGCCACTGTGGTCTTTTCCATGCCGCCGGCCATCAGGTTCACCAACCTTGGCATCAGGCAGGTACCCAAGGAGCTCACCGAGTGTGCAGATGCCTTTGGTGCCGACCGCTGGCAGAAGCTGTTCAAGATCCAGCTGCCCCTGGCCAAGACAACTATTATGGGGGGAGTCAACCAGACTGTGATGCTGGCTCTGTCAATGGTGGTTATCGCGGCCATGATCGGGGCCGGCGGGCTCGGTGGCGAAGTATGGCGGGCCATTCAACGCCTGCAGCCTGGTGCCGGATTTGAGGCGGGTATCGGAATTGTAATTCTGGCAATTATATTAGACAGGTTGTTGCAAAGCCTGGCTTCTAAAGATTAATCTTCATGATACTTTGGAGGTCCGGTCAAATAAAATGAGGGCTGTGAAATTGAATGGCCGGGTTTAAGCATACTGGTCCCATAGCCCTTCAACCCTTAAAAGAATGTAAGGAGGTTTACAATGATTAAAAAAGGTTTGGCAGTATTGTCTGTGCTGGCGTTGCTTATGGGTTTTGCTTCCAGTAATGCCGGGGCCCAGGACAGGCTGACCCTGGCTTACGTGGAATGGGACTGCGCAGTGGCCAGCACTGATGTAGCTAAAGCGGTTCTCCAGGAGGAACTCGGGTACAATGTCGAGAGCATGTCCGTCAGCGCAGCCGCCATGTGGCAGGGCGTAGCCTCGGGAGATGTGGATGCCCATGTGGCTGCATGGCTGCCTGTTACCCACGGCGATTATATGGATGCCACAGAGGGACAGCTTGAAGACCTTGGGAAGCTTACAGATGGTGCAAAGATCGGTCTTGTTGTACCTGAGTACGTAGACATTGACAGCATTGAAGATCTTAATGACTATGCTGATGAATTTAATGGCAGGATTACAGGGATTGACCCCGGAGCGGGCATCATGTCCAGGACTGAAGAGGCCCTGGATGAATACGGACTTACTGAATTCGAACTGCAGGAAGGAAGCGACGCTACCATGAGTGCCGCCCTGAGAGACGCCACCCGCCGCGATGAGTGGATTGTTGTGACCGGATGGTCTCCTCACTGGAAATTTGGACGCTGGGATCTCAAGTATCTTGAAGACCCCAAAGAGGTATACGGTGAAGCCGAGCATATCAGCAAAATGGCCCGCCAAGGCCTTGCCGACGATGCTCCCGAAGCATACGAGTTCCTCAAGAACTTTTCCTGGACCCAGGAAGAGATGGCTGTGCTCATGGAATGGAACGAAGACGGCGGTGATTCCTATGAAAACGCCGTACGCTTCATTGAGGAGCATCCTGATCTTGTAGACCAGTGGCTGGGAAGATAAAAAAACCTTGACGTGTCATTTCATTTGAGTTAATCATATGTCTTTGCAGGGCGAAATAAAGCCCTGCAAAGACATATTTTTTCCAAGACAAATTTTTCTCAATGTTCCCCGGCAGCTCAATTACGCCTCCGGCGTAACAGAGCGGGTGGCTGTAATCACGCTGGGGCGTGATTGGCGGTTCAAAAATAAGATTACTCTCTATGTTCCCCGGTAGCTCAATTACGCCTCTGGCGTAACAGAGCGGGTGGCTGTAATCACGCTGGGGCGTGATTGGCGGTTCAAAAATAAGATTACTCTCTATGTTCCCCGGTAGCTCAATCGGCAGAGCGGGTGGCTGTTAACCACTAGGTTGGCGGTTCAAGTCCGTCCCGGGGAGCCAATTTTCAAGGCCTCTGGAGCAATTCAGAGGCCTTTATTTTGGATTTTAGCAAATGTTTTGCTG encodes:
- a CDS encoding ABC transporter permease, whose amino-acid sequence is MSFELPRIPLGDGIEAALDFLVDHLALATRAFSAVADQGLRFIETSLLGVHPVIVIVIVTALVFFMTRKRGVTVFTFLGLGLIWNMGLWTATASTLSLVVVATLIAIAIGIPLGIIAGLSDWVYRIVRPILDFMQTLPAFVYLIPAIPFFGLGKVAAIFATVVFSMPPAIRFTNLGIRQVPKELTECADAFGADRWQKLFKIQLPLAKTTIMGGVNQTVMLALSMVVIAAMIGAGGLGGEVWRAIQRLQPGAGFEAGIGIVILAIILDRLLQSLASKD
- a CDS encoding glycine betaine ABC transporter substrate-binding protein, whose protein sequence is MIKKGLAVLSVLALLMGFASSNAGAQDRLTLAYVEWDCAVASTDVAKAVLQEELGYNVESMSVSAAAMWQGVASGDVDAHVAAWLPVTHGDYMDATEGQLEDLGKLTDGAKIGLVVPEYVDIDSIEDLNDYADEFNGRITGIDPGAGIMSRTEEALDEYGLTEFELQEGSDATMSAALRDATRRDEWIVVTGWSPHWKFGRWDLKYLEDPKEVYGEAEHISKMARQGLADDAPEAYEFLKNFSWTQEEMAVLMEWNEDGGDSYENAVRFIEEHPDLVDQWLGR